One stretch of Kogia breviceps isolate mKogBre1 chromosome 18, mKogBre1 haplotype 1, whole genome shotgun sequence DNA includes these proteins:
- the CYP2F1 gene encoding LOW QUALITY PROTEIN: cytochrome P450 2F1 (The sequence of the model RefSeq protein was modified relative to this genomic sequence to represent the inferred CDS: inserted 2 bases in 2 codons; deleted 1 base in 1 codon), whose product MDSISTAXLLLLLALVCLFLTIGSRGKDQLPPGPRPLPLLGNLLQLRSQNMLTSLTKLNKDFGSVYLGPRRVVDLSGYQAVKQALVDQREVFSGCRDYPVCEPFDPKFVLSRLESNIICSVIFGTRFDYEDKRLLTITHPINDNFQIMSSPWGERYNIFPSLLDWVPGLHQHLFQNFGRMKDLIARSVCDHQQASLDPNSPQDFIDCFLTRMAQERQDPLSHFHMDTLLMTTHNLLFGGSETLRHAFLALMKYPKVQVRVQEEIDRVLGRSWLPALEGRAAMPYTDAEIHTVQRCADVXPMSSPHRVTRDTTFQGFLLPRGTDLLTLFNTVHQDRSQFLTPWEFNLEHFLDANQSFKKRPAFMPFSARESGQAPYSTCIPQA is encoded by the exons ATGGACAGCATAAGCACAG ATTTGCTCCTACTCCTGGCTCTCGTCTGTCTGTTCCTGACCATCGGCTCAAGGGGCAAAGACCAGCTGCCCCCAGGCCCCAGACCCCTCCCACTCCTGGGAAACTTGCTGCAGCTTCGCTCCCAAAACATGCTGACCTCCCTCACCAAG CTGAACAAGGATTTCGGTTCAGTGTACCTGGGGCCCAGGCGGGTGGTGGACCTCAGCGGGTACCAAGCTGTGAAGCAGGCTCTTGTGGACCAGCGGGAGGTGTTTAGTGGCTGTAGAGACTaccctgtct GCGAGCCCTTCGACCCCAAGTTTGTGCTGAGCCGCTTGGAGTCCAACATTATCTGCTCCGTGATCTTCGGCACCCGTTTCGACTACGAAGATAAACGTCTGCTCACCATTACCCACCCCATCAATGACAACTTCCAAATCATGAGCAGCCCCTGGGGAGAG CGGTACAATATCTTTCCGAGCCTCCTGGACTGGGTACCCGGGCTGCACCAACACCTTTTCCAGAACTTCGGACGCATGAAGGACCTCATCGCCCGCAGCGTCTGTGACCACCAA CAGGCCTCCCTCGACCCAAACTCTCCGCAGGACTTCATTGATTGCTTCCTTACCAGGATGGCACAG GAGAGGCAGGACCCGCTGAGCCACTTCCACATGGATACTCTGCTGATGACCACACACAATCTGCTCTTTGGAGGCTCCGAGACGCTGCGCCACGCTTTCCTCGCGCTCATGAAGTATCCAAAAGTGCAGGT ccGCGTGCAGGAGGAGATCGACCGCGTGTTGGGACGCTCGTGGCTGCCTGCGCTGGAGGGCCGAGCGGCCATGCCTTACACAGATGCGGAGATCCACACGGTGCAGCGCTGCGCAGACG ATCCCATGAGCTCTCCTCACCGCGTCACTCGGGACACGACTTTTCAAGGCTTCCTGCTAC CGCGGGGCACGGATCTGCTCACCCTCTTTAATACAGTCCACCAAGACCGCAGCCAATTTCTGACGCCCTGGGAATTCAACCTTGAGCATTTTCTGGATGCCAATCAGTCCTTCAAGAAGAGACCTGCCTTCATGCCTTTCTCGGCCCGTGAGAGTGGTCAGGCCCCGTATTCCACCTGCATTCCCCAGGCCTAA
- the EGLN2 gene encoding prolyl hydroxylase EGLN2, with translation MDSPCQPQPLSQALPQLPGSVSEPLEPSRARMGVESYLPCPLLSYHRPGGPGEASAGSGTPRATATSTTASPLREGFGGQDGGELRPLQSEGAAALVTKGCQRLAAQGARPEAPKRKWAEDGGDAPAPSKRPWARQENQEAEAEGEGCSSGSGEASAGLREEVLPAAPERLALDYIVPCMRYYGICVKDSFLGAALGGRVLAEVEALKRGGRLRDGQLVSQRAIPPRSIRGDQIAWVEGHEPGCRSIGALMAHVDAVIRHCAGRLGSYVINGRTKAMVACYPGNGLGYVRHVDNPHGDGRCITCIYYLNQNWDVKVHGGLLQIFPEGRPVVANIEPLFDRLLIFWSDRRNPHEVKPAYATRYAITVWYFDAKERAAAKDKYQLASGQKGVQVPVSQQTTPT, from the exons ATGGACAGCCCGTGCCAGCCGCAGCCCCTGAGTCAGGCTCTCCCTCAGTTGCCGGGTTCGGTGTCCGAGCCCTTGGAGCCTAGCAGGGCCAGAATGGGGGTGGAGAGTTACCTGCCTTGTCCCCTGCTGTCCTACCACCGTCCAGGAGGGCCTGGTGAGGCCTCGGCGGGGAGTGGGACCCCCAGAGCCACAGCTACTTCCACCACAGCCAGCCCCCTGCGGGAGGGCTTCGGTGGGCAGGATGGCGGCGAGCTGCGGCCGCTGCAGAGTGAGGGTGCTGCGGCACTGGTCACCAAGGGGTGCCAGCGACTGGCAGCCCAGGGCGCCCGGCCCGAGGCCCCCAAACGGAAATGGGCAGAGGATGGTGGGgatgcccccgcccccagcaagCGGCCCTGGGCCAGGCAGGAGAACCAGGAGGcggaggcagagggggagggcTGCAGCAGTGGCAGTGGTGAGGCCAGCGCCGGGCTGAGGGAGGAGGTGCTGCCCGCTGCGCCTGAGCGCCTGGCCCTGGACTATATTGTGCCCTGCATGCGGTACTATGGCATCTGCGTCAAGGACAGCTTCCTGGGGGCGGCACTGGGTGGCCGAGTGCTGGCAGAGGTGGAGGCCCTGAAGCGGGGCGGGCGCCTGCGTGATGGGCAGCTAGTGAGCCAGCGGGCTATCCCGCCACGCAGCATCCGTGGGGACCAGATTGCCTGGGTGGAAGGCCATGAGCCAGGCTGCCGAAGCATCGGTGCCCTCATGGCCCACGTGGATGCTGTAATCCGCCACTGTGCTGGGAGGCTGGGCAGCTACGTCATCAATGGGCGCACCAAG GCCATGGTGGCATGTTACCCAGGTAACGGGCTGGGGTACGTGAGACACGTTGACAATCCCCATGGCGATGGGCGCTGCATCACCTGCATCTATTACCTGAATCAGAACTGGGACGTCAAG GTGCATGGCGGCCTGCTGCAGATATTCCCTGAGGGCCGTCCCGTGGTAGCCAACATCGAGCCACTCTTTGACCGGCTGCTCATTTTCTGGTCTGATCGGCGGAACCCTCATGAGGTGAAACCAGCCTATGCCACCAG GTACGCCATCACTGTCTGGTATTTTGATGCCAAGGAGCGAGCAGCAGCCAAAGACAAGTATCAGCTAG CATCAGGACAGAAAGGTGTCCAAGTACCTGTATCACAGCAGACTACGCCCACCTAG